A stretch of the Hippocampus zosterae strain Florida chromosome 18, ASM2543408v3, whole genome shotgun sequence genome encodes the following:
- the pam gene encoding peptidyl-glycine alpha-amidating monooxygenase isoform X2, with protein MPGVIPAKSDTYLCMAFPVPTTRSHAAYVVDFIPRATMNTVHHMLLYGCKSPVSTTNYWDCGSTRGTCKDGASILYAWARNAPPTKLPKDVGFEVGRNSGVSYFVLQIHYGDISAFQDHHKDCSGLTLTITSTPQPFIAGIYLLMSMDTVIQPGKRVTNADIACDYTSYPIYPFAFRTHTHRLGKVVSGYRIRNGKWSLIGRQSPQLPQAFYPTNHDVDVQYGDTLAARCMFTGEGRSEETYMGGTSDDEMCNFYIMYYMDSKHAIPYMNCMKQGSAKLFQHIPPEANIPIPVSPENMNAMMPMAHSTGHQDPVSLPGTASEEQPFTQGDLYSLMSKLLGQNNDVVDSRKYNPSKIHRVQPELVAQIHSLIQKKNLGPPAASLALQTNRHPVLMRDRVHKFHQLEAMPKLTKSKLLFQRQDTHLEQDPTWPQNSLQLGQVSGLAIDSDSNLVIFHRGDHQWGPDSFDTQALYQQRFLGPIQQSTILVVNVDNGNVLKASGRNIFYLPHGITMDKDNNYWVTDVALHQVLKVSSDGGDRTLLSLGEAFKPGSDHYHFCQPTDVAVDYETGNIFVSDGYCNARILKFSADGRYLSEWGAGSSDRRRRTPFRIPHSLVFLPKRNEVCVADRENERIQCFIAQTGEFVKEIKKKEFGESVYAITYSPVGGEDGTIFAVNGKSMEGNSPPPTGFAINYATKDILDTFSPKKWEFQMPHDIAVTQNGSIFVGDATSKTVFKFTAEKTHRSVKKAGIEVQELEEIEAFIQTKETPEQNVSKTAAVEQKPYMAQHLKPQDEKKKTVPHPNKEHGLLPVVITLLLLIPLLLVISVGVFICWRKNNRYEVKTGPSAVGGILGKISGKAVGSLNLGNFFASHKGYSRQGFDQLSTEGSDQERNDEGSSESENEEYSARPTPPPPSS; from the exons ATGTTGGTTTTGAAGTTGGACGAAATTCAGGAGTGTCTTACTTTGTGCTACAGATCCATTACGGAGATATCAGTGCTTTCCAAG ATCATCACAAAGATTGCTCGGGTCTCACTCTGACAATAACATCCACCCC GCAGCCGTTTATTGCTGGGATTTACTTGCTCATGTCCATGGACACTGTTATCCAGCCAGGAAAAAGAG TTACAAATGCGGACATCGCCTGTGACTACACCTCGTATCCGATTTACCCGTTTGCCtttaggacacacacacatcgttTGG GAAAAGTGGTCAGTGGCTACAGGATTCGAAATGGGAAGTGGAGCCTGATTGGGAGACAGTCTCCTCAACTACCGCAG GCTTTCTATCCTACAAACCACGACGTGGATGTGCAATATGGAGATACGCTCGCCGCCAGATGTATGTTCACTGGTGAAGGCAGAAGCGAAGAAACATATATGGG GGGTACCTCTGATGATGAAATGTGCAATTTCTATATCATGTACTACATGGACAGCAAACATGCCATCCCTTATATGAACTGCATGAAACAAGGCTCTGCCAAATTGTTTCAGCACATTCCACCTGAAGCCAATATTCCCATTCCTGTCAGTCCCGAAAACATGAACGCCATGATGCCTATGGCACATTCAACAG GTCACCAAGATCCAGTATCTCTGCCAGGTACAGCCAGTGAAGAGCAGCCTTTCACTCAGG GTGACCTCTATTCTCTAATGTCCAAGCTGCTAGGTCAAAACAATGATGTAGTAGACAGTCGTAAGTACAACCCCAGTAAGATACACAGGGTCCAGCCTGAGCTGGTGGCTCAGATTCATAGCttaatacaaaagaaaaacttGGGCCCTCCTGCTGCTTCGCTGGCCCTCCAGACCAACAGGCACCCTGTTTTAATGAGGGACAGAGTCCACAAATTCCATCAGCTTGAGGCCATGCCCAAGCTGACAAAAAGCAAGTTGCTGTTTCAAAGACAAG ATACCCATCTGGAGCAAGACCCAACATGGCCACAGAATTCTCTCCAGCTGGGTCAGGTGTCAGGACTTGCCATTGACTCAGATTCCAACCTGGTCATTTTCCATAGAGGTGACCATCAGTGGGGACCAGA TTCTTTTGACACCCAGGCTTTGTATCAGCAGAGGTTCCTCGGCCCTATTCAACAGTCCACTATTTTGGTTGTTAATGTGGACAATGGCAACGTCCTCAAGGCTTCTGGAAGAAATAT ATTTTACTTACCTCATGGAATAACCATGGACAAAGACAATAACTACTGGGTAACTGATGTGGCTCTTCATCAG GTTTTAAAAGTGAGTAGTGATGGTGGTGACAGAACCTTGTTGTCTCTGGGAGAGGCTTTCAAACCAGGAAGTGACCATTACCATTTTTGTCAACCCACCGATGTGGCAGTCGATTATGAAActggaaacatttttgtgtctgATGGCTACTGTAATGCAAGGATACTGAAATTCTCTGCCGATGGAAGATATCTTTCGGAGTGGGGAGCTG GCTCTTCAGACCGTAGAAGGCGTACACCGTTCCGGATTCCGCACAGCCTTGTATTTCTGCCAAAGAGAAATGAAGTGTGTGTGGCTGACCGGGAGAATGAGCGCATCCAGTGCTTTATAGCTCAAACTGGAGAGTTTgttaaggaaataaaaaaaaaagagtttggagAAAGTGTCTATGCCATCACTTACAGTCCGGTTGGAG GTGAAGATGGCACAATCTTTGCAGTAAATGGAAAATCTATGGAGGGGAATTCCCCTCCTCCAACTGGTTTTGCTATAAATTATGCAACCAAGGACATTCTGGATACCTTCAGCCCTAAGAAATGG gAGTTTCAAATGCCTCATGACATTGCTGTTACGCAAAATGGTAGCATCTTTGTCGGGGATGCGACCAGCAAGACTGTTTTCAAGTTTACAGCTGAGA AGACACATCGTTCAGTCAAGAAGGCTGGCATTGAAGTTCAAGAACTGGAAG AAATTGAGGCATTTATCCAAACCAAGGAGACGCCAGAGCAGAACGTGTCAAAGACTGCAGCAGTTGAACAGAAGCCATATATGGCTCAACACCTGAAGCCACAAGATGAGAAGAAAAAGACTGTTCCCCATCCAAACAAAGAGCATGGTCTCCTACCAGTGGTCATCACTCTGCTCTTGCTCATCCCTCTTCTGCTTGTCATCTCCGTAGGAGTCTTCATCTGCTGGAGAAAAAACA ACCGGTATGAGGTGAAAACCGGGCCCAGTGCTGTTGGAGGGATTTTAGGAAAAATCAGTG GTAAAGCAGTCGGCAGCCTGAACCTCGGAAACTTCTTTGCCTCCCATAAGGGTTACAGTCGTCAGGGCTTTGACCAACTGAGTACCGAAGGCAGCGACCAGGAACGGAACGACGAGGGGAGCAGCGAGTCTGAGAACGAAGAGTATTCCGCTCGTCCCACACCACCTCCACCGTCCTCTTAG